One genomic segment of Vulpes vulpes isolate BD-2025 chromosome 2, VulVul3, whole genome shotgun sequence includes these proteins:
- the LOC112929570 gene encoding uncharacterized protein — protein sequence MQGRGHGPASQPAQGRPRAREPLRWRAEGLGARGHPPPTPGAGRRRGGRAADGASRSDPPPFFGRPGPAPGQPPAPARGPRPPAQQVPANADRCPAPPPCPSAAAVAPESGAPGSADKHRAEGASGPGLRTPRPSRPSQPAGSAPHLGAFNAELRAAERRRGPTASLAAAPARPPPAPCPALLSGSGPAPCPTPLGPDASAQPPGAKWLPYLSVKDVLPGALGRPHCSLPIKPAPLGHGSLGPGGEGTNKQAPGRNWPRHPPVITEPRPRACAWPPRPFREAEPADFPRPGQGGAAGQGGAAAPESATCRRAGGRSARSAPGRGAATAVRPGSGRVRAAYGNVLRNVERRGVPAPGRGRSPVGSAVALPQALPELQAGTCGARPAAELGSPVFPRVLGAPTPRPSGPPRRAPAPRTGRVRVPRRAAPRRGAFEVGRASPGDGGRGLGQPRAGPGASALPSRLRGVGAQRRGPIRTGRGTGAGTGAAGNPCLRPGHPGLCAGSSSPRLSLRSPPVGKPIPSSPQLPRTPVRPGASVAPVPPPTTALEAGDGGALGAARAETQLPPPGRPWGWDTGTRSATMPRRRRIPSSKEQEYLSQKLPGSMAQGPVTGGESLGVRPQLHQPRASGTRLP from the exons ATGCAAGGCAGGGGCCACGGCCCTGCCTCGCAGCCGGCTCAAggccggccccgcgcccgcgaGCCCCTCCGGTGGAGAGCTGAAGGCCTCGGGGCTCGGGGACACCCCCCCCCAACTCCGGGCGCAGGACGGAGGCGTGGAGGGCGGGCCGCGGACGGGGCGAGCCGGTCGGACCCGCCTCCCTTCTTCGGGCGGCCGGGCCCAGCACCTGGACAGCCCCCAGCACCGGCCCGGGGCCCGCGGCCGCCGGCGCAGCAGGTGCCAGCAAACGCGGACAGgtgcccggccccgcccccatgTCCCAGCGCGGCCGCCGTCGCTCCGGAGTCGGGAGCGCCGGGCAGTGCAGACAAACACAGGGCCGAAGGCGCTAGCGGCCCGGGTTTAAGGACTCCACGGCCCTCCCGTCCCTCCCAGCCGGCCGGCAGCGCACCTCACCTCGGCGCTTTCAACGCGGAGCTCCGGGCTGCCGAGCGCCGTCGCGGCCCCACAGCATCTCTGGCCGCAGCGCCAGCCCGGCCCCCGCCTGCTCCCTGCCCCGCCCTGCTCTCGGGgtcgggccccgccccctgccccacgCCCCTGGGCCCGGACGCTTCCGCCCAGCCTCCCGGCGCCAAGTGGCTCCCATACCTGTCCGTCAAGGACGTTCTTCCGGGGGCGTTGGGACGACCGCACTGCTCCCTGCCAATCAAACCGGCTCCGCTCGG TCACGGAAGTCTCGGCCCCGGGGGGGagggaacaaacaaacaagccccTGGACGTAATTGGCCACGGCATCCGCCCGTCATCACAGAGCCCCGCCCACGGGCTTGCGCGTGGCCGCCGCGGCCATTTAGGGAGGCCGAGCCTGCGGATTTTCCACggccggggcagggcggggccgcggggcagggcggggccgcGGCCCCCGAGAGCGCGACctgccggcgggcgggcgggcgcagTGCGCGCTCGGCTCCGGGGAGGGGCGCCGCGACCGCCGTCCGCCCCGGGTCCGGTCGGGTCCGGGCAGCCTACGGGAACGTCTTACGTAACGTGGAGAGACGCGGCGTCCCGGCCCCGGGACGGGGGCGCAGCCCTGTCGGCTCGGCCGTCGCGCTGCCACAGGCGCTTCCAGAACTGCAGGCGGGAACCTGCGGAGCCCGCCCCGCGGCGGAGCTCGGGTCGCCGGTCTTCCCGCGGGTGCTCGGGGCCCCGACGCCCCGACCCTCCGGTCCCCCACGCCGTGCCCCCGCCCCGAGAACAGGCCGGGTACGCGTTCCCCGCCGGGCGGCCCCGCGCCGAGGAGCCTTTGAAGTCGGGAGAGCGAGCCCCGGGGACGGCGGCCGCGGACTCGGTCAGCCCCGGGCGGGCCCCGGAGCCAGCGCGCTCCCGTCCAGGCTGCGCGGAGTCGGCGCTCAGCGACGTGGGCCCATCCGGAcggggcgggggacgggggcggggacgggggcaGCGGGAAATCCTTGCCTCCGGCCCGGGCACCCCGGCCTGTGTGCCGGCTCATCCTCTCCCCGACTTTCTCTGAGGTCCCCTCCGGTCGGCAagcccattccctcctccccgcAGCTTCCCAGGACGCCCGTGCGCCCAGGAGCTTCGGTTGCTCCGGTCCCGCCGCCCACGACAGCCCTGGAGGCGGGAGACGGTGGGGCCCTTGGGGCGGCGCGTGCTGAGACCCAACTCCCACCGCCgggcaggccctggggctgggacaCGGGCACACGCAGTGCAACAATGCCTCGCCGCAGAAGGATCCCTTCGTCCAAAGAGCAAGAATACCTTTCCCAGAAGCTCCCCGGAAGCATGGCCCAAGGCCCAGTGACCGGAGGTGAGTCACTGGGTGTCCGTCCTCAACTACACCAGCCAAGGGCAAGTGGAACGAGGCTGCCGTGA
- the AKTIP gene encoding AKT-interacting protein isoform X1 codes for MNPFWSMSASSVRKRSEGEEKALTGDVITSPPRAAPKKQLPCIPKNALPITKPTSPAPAAQSTNGAHASYGPFYLEYSLLAEFTLVVKQKLPGVYVQPSYRSALMWFGVIFIRHGLYQDGVFKFTVYIPDNYPDGDCPRLVFDIPVFHPLVDPTSGELDVKRAFAKWRRNHNHIWQVLMYARRVFYKIDTASPLNPEAAVLYEKDVQLFKSKVVDSVKMCTARLFDQPKIEDPYAISFSPWNPSVHDEAREKMLTQKKKPEEQHNKSVHVAGLSWVKPGSVQPFSKEEKTVAT; via the exons ATGAACCCTTTCTGGAGCATGTCTGCAAGCTCTGTCCGCAAA CGATCTGAAGGTGAAGAGAAGGCATTAACAGGGGATGTGATAACCAGCCCTCCACGTGCCGCTCCAAAGAAACAGCTGCCTTGTATTCCCAAAAACGCTTTGCCCATAACTAAGCCTACATCCCCTGCCCCAGCAGCACAGTCAACAAATGGCGCACATGCTTCTTATGGACCCTTCTACCTGGAATACTCTCTTCTTGCAGAATT tACCCTGGTTGTGAAGCAGAAGCTGCCAGGTGTCTATGTGCAGCCATCCTACCGCTCTGCATTAA tGTGGTTTGGAGTAATATTCATACGGCATGGTCTCTATCAAGATGGTGTATTTAAGTTTACAGTTTACATCCCCGATAACTACCCAGATGGTGACTGCCCA CGCTTGGTGTTTGATATTCCTGTCTTTCACCCGCTAGTGGATCCCACCTCAGGTGAACTGGATGTGAAGAGAGCATTTGCAAAATGGAG GCGGAACCATAATCACATTTGGCAAGTTTTAATGTATGCAAGGAGGGTTTTTTACAAGATTGATACAGCAAGCCCCCTAAACCCAGAGGCTGCAGTCCT GTATGAAAAAGATgttcagctttttaaaagtaaagtggTTGACAGTGTTAAGATGTGCACTGCTCGTTTGTTTGACCAACCTAAAATAGAAGACCCCTATGCAATTAG cTTTTCTCCATGGAATCCTTCTGTACATGATGAAGCCAGAGAGAAGATGCTGACTCAGAAA AAGAAGCCTGAAGAACAGCACAATAAAAGTGTTCACGTTGCTGGCCTGTCATGGGTAAAGCCTGGTTCAGTACAACCTttcagtaaagaagaaaaaacagtagCAACTTAA
- the AKTIP gene encoding AKT-interacting protein isoform X2 produces MNPFWSMSASSVRKRSEGEEKALTGDVITSPPRAAPKKQLPCIPKNALPITKPTSPAPAAQSTNGAHASYGPFYLEYSLLAEFTLVVKQKLPGVYVQPSYRSALMWFGVIFIRHGLYQDGVFKFTVYIPDNYPDGDCPRLVFDIPVFHPLVDPTSGELDVKRAFAKWRRNHNHIWQVLMYARRVFYKIDTASPLNPEAAVLYEKDVQLFKSKVVDSVKMCTARLFDQPKIEDPYAISFSPWNPSVHDEAREKMLTQKKPEEQHNKSVHVAGLSWVKPGSVQPFSKEEKTVAT; encoded by the exons ATGAACCCTTTCTGGAGCATGTCTGCAAGCTCTGTCCGCAAA CGATCTGAAGGTGAAGAGAAGGCATTAACAGGGGATGTGATAACCAGCCCTCCACGTGCCGCTCCAAAGAAACAGCTGCCTTGTATTCCCAAAAACGCTTTGCCCATAACTAAGCCTACATCCCCTGCCCCAGCAGCACAGTCAACAAATGGCGCACATGCTTCTTATGGACCCTTCTACCTGGAATACTCTCTTCTTGCAGAATT tACCCTGGTTGTGAAGCAGAAGCTGCCAGGTGTCTATGTGCAGCCATCCTACCGCTCTGCATTAA tGTGGTTTGGAGTAATATTCATACGGCATGGTCTCTATCAAGATGGTGTATTTAAGTTTACAGTTTACATCCCCGATAACTACCCAGATGGTGACTGCCCA CGCTTGGTGTTTGATATTCCTGTCTTTCACCCGCTAGTGGATCCCACCTCAGGTGAACTGGATGTGAAGAGAGCATTTGCAAAATGGAG GCGGAACCATAATCACATTTGGCAAGTTTTAATGTATGCAAGGAGGGTTTTTTACAAGATTGATACAGCAAGCCCCCTAAACCCAGAGGCTGCAGTCCT GTATGAAAAAGATgttcagctttttaaaagtaaagtggTTGACAGTGTTAAGATGTGCACTGCTCGTTTGTTTGACCAACCTAAAATAGAAGACCCCTATGCAATTAG cTTTTCTCCATGGAATCCTTCTGTACATGATGAAGCCAGAGAGAAGATGCTGACTCAGAAA AAGCCTGAAGAACAGCACAATAAAAGTGTTCACGTTGCTGGCCTGTCATGGGTAAAGCCTGGTTCAGTACAACCTttcagtaaagaagaaaaaacagtagCAACTTAA